The proteins below come from a single Corylus avellana chromosome ca3, CavTom2PMs-1.0 genomic window:
- the LOC132174325 gene encoding endoglucanase-like, producing MEHGGVLLTGLFLLWHVLASQINGLAVEEQGLCSSAFHYKDALGKAILFFEGQRSGNLPASQRAKWRGDSAVSDGNPDHVNLIGGYYDAADNVKFGWPMAFTVSLLSWAAIEYKNEISSVNQLCHLHTAIRWGTNFILRSHTSPTTLYTQVGDGNSDHQCWERPEDMDTPRNLYKITSNSPGTEAAAEAAAALSAASIVFEGVDGNYSRRLLSHSRSLFEFADKYRGSYQASCP from the exons ATGGAGCATGGTGGAGTACTACTCACGGGACTGTTCTTGTTGTGGCATGTCTTGGCTAGTCAGATTAATGGGTTAGCTGTTGAGGAACAAGGATTGTGCTCTTCTGCTTTTCACTATAAAGATGCCCTTGGCAAAGCTATCTTATTCTTTGAAGGGCAACGCTCAGGAAACTTGCCAGCAAGCCAGAGAGCAAAGTGGAGGGGAGACTCTGCAGTCTCTGATGGCAACCCTGATCAT GTGAATTTGATCGGAGGATACTATGATGCAGCTGACAACGTCAAATTTGGATGGCCAATGGCATTTACTGTCAGCTTGTTGAGCTGGGCAGCAATTGAGTACAAGAATGAGATATCTTCTGTCAACCAACTTTGCCACCTCCACACTGCAATCCGCTGGGGCACTAACTTTATATTGAGATCTCACACTTCTCCCACCACTCTTTATACTCag GTGGGAGATGGTAATTCGGATCACCAGTGTTGGGAGCGTCCCGAAGACATGGACACCCCACGAAATCTCTACAAGATCACTTCCAACTCTCCAGGCACTGAGGCAGCTGCTGAGGCTGCCGCTGCTCTTTCTGCAGCCTCAATCGTCTTCGAAGGGGTTGATGGAAATTATTCAAGGAGGCTACTAAGCCATTCCCGATCA CTGTTTGAATTTGCGGACAAGTATAGAGGATCTTACCAGGCTTCTTGCCCT